Proteins encoded together in one Rossellomorea sp. y25 window:
- the gpsB gene encoding cell division regulator GpsB — MISDKVKLTAKDILEKEFKSGMRGYKQEDVDKFLDLIIKDYETFHQEIEDLQQENLRLKKQVEGASKQRSAAPTQQTGTTNFDILKRLSNLEKHVFGNKLYD; from the coding sequence ATGATCTCAGATAAAGTGAAATTAACGGCTAAGGATATCCTTGAAAAAGAATTCAAAAGTGGAATGCGGGGATACAAGCAAGAAGACGTAGATAAATTTTTAGATTTGATTATTAAAGATTATGAAACCTTTCATCAAGAAATAGAAGATCTTCAACAAGAGAATCTGCGATTGAAGAAGCAAGTAGAGGGAGCCAGTAAGCAACGGTCCGCTGCTCCAACTCAGCAGACAGGCACAACGAATTTCGATATCCTTAAGCGCTTGTCTAATTTAGAAAAACATGTATTTGGAAACAAATTATACGACTAA